One genomic window of Ottowia oryzae includes the following:
- a CDS encoding YhdP family protein produces MFQLSIQAAAVVMRWVTRLVGVAIALLILAAIVLHWVIVPRIDEFRPRLESLATRAISAPVTIGALRVESNGLAPTVSLHDVQVHDPTGRAGLQLAHVLASFSVLSLVRGELAQLVIDQPTLEVVRTAEGRVRVGGIDMSGDAAGDTRAADWFFSQDEFIVRGGQVRWVDEQRGAPPVALSDVQVVVRNGRRRHQMRIDATPDAGWGERFTLIGQFRQPVFSRHAGYWKDWGGEVYADIPHADVSRLRLYADLSTDWGVDLRQGQGALRLWARVAKGQPTSATADLALGAVSVSFGPQLEPLAFASLTGRVNWRDQGRGLSLNTEGLKFVDADGLAWPGGNFSFNYREPLGSDKGGGTLGGERLDLGALNKIAARLPLPPSVHERLRQHPVTGLVDSLDARWDGPLEAPLDWRVRGRLSGLSVAALPAPADAKGEAVPGIPGVRGAAIDVDVGPGGGQASVSIQGGALSFPGVFEQPEIALADLSATAHWRRDGQRIALTVADLRLRNADAIGSFKAAWQTGDGQQVPRFPGVLDLQGSFSRANGASVHRYLPLAIPADARHYVRDAIVKGEARDVQVRVKGDLRHVATNQPPAGTEFRIAGKTQGVTMAYVPRAIQPAGQLPWPALEDLSGELIFEHASMQIRDARGRVQGHPGWQFTQIQAGIADLDHARVLVDGEGRGPLAAALGIVKSSPVTGFIHHALDEAEGTGEAALRLKLDLPISHIDKAQVEGRVSLKGNELRITQDSPRLAQARGDVSFSQAGFAIHDVRVQLLGGEAQVSGGMHHKPGEPAPDVVVRARGVATADGLRGMSEWAPLPALAQYASGSAPYDVLIQFSGRQPDVQVNSDLRGMAWNLPAPLNKPADVSWPLRYVSRPLGEDRSEFSLRVGDALSVAYEKDNARPARVLRGALALGAVPPDGARLPASGVSARVQLPRLETGAWEDVLASLTRPAGTPDAASAGLGSEYLPTHWEVKVGELVLDDHTLHGVAASGTRTGAMWRADVQARELAGRLEYSEGAQGRPGKVRARLARLSIPSPAPGEGAAVVGEPPADIPALDVVVDDFELRGKKLGRLELQAINHDVVAPRQGADTPQDWELTHLSLTMPEGTLNATGRWATRVRAPALSVDPRGPRAADDRRRTVLNLKVDIRDAGALLKRFDMPDVVARGKGTVAGELAWMGAPSAPHYPTLSGKLHLDVGAGQFLKAEPGIGKLLGVLSLQALPRRLTLDFRDLFSAGFAFDYVRGDVSLDRGAATTNNLQMKGVNAAVLMDGSADIDHETQNLRVVVVPEIDAGTAALAATAIHPAIGIGAFIAQLVLKQPLIKAATREFHVGGTWADPQVTQIKGRAGAAASPPAPAASEPAPAASEAQRSQLPQNAAMEATS; encoded by the coding sequence TTGTTCCAGCTCTCCATCCAAGCCGCCGCCGTCGTGATGCGCTGGGTAACGCGCCTCGTGGGCGTGGCCATCGCGCTGTTGATCCTCGCAGCGATCGTCCTCCACTGGGTGATTGTGCCGCGCATCGACGAATTCCGCCCGCGGCTCGAATCGCTGGCCACGCGCGCCATTTCGGCCCCGGTGACGATTGGCGCGCTGCGTGTTGAATCGAATGGTCTCGCACCGACCGTGTCGCTGCACGACGTTCAGGTGCATGACCCCACGGGACGCGCTGGCTTGCAGCTGGCGCATGTGCTCGCCTCGTTTTCGGTGTTGTCGCTGGTGCGCGGCGAACTGGCGCAGCTTGTCATCGACCAGCCCACCCTGGAGGTGGTGCGCACCGCCGAAGGCCGTGTGCGCGTGGGCGGTATCGACATGTCGGGCGACGCTGCCGGCGATACGCGGGCGGCAGACTGGTTTTTTTCGCAGGACGAGTTCATCGTGCGCGGCGGCCAGGTGCGCTGGGTGGACGAGCAACGCGGTGCGCCGCCCGTGGCGCTGAGCGACGTGCAGGTGGTGGTGCGCAACGGCCGCCGGCGCCACCAGATGCGCATCGACGCCACGCCGGACGCAGGCTGGGGCGAGCGCTTCACGCTGATCGGGCAGTTTCGCCAGCCGGTCTTCTCGCGCCACGCTGGGTATTGGAAGGATTGGGGCGGTGAGGTCTATGCCGACATCCCACACGCCGACGTGTCGCGGCTGCGCCTGTACGCCGACCTTTCTACCGACTGGGGCGTGGACCTGCGCCAGGGGCAGGGCGCGTTGCGGCTGTGGGCGCGGGTGGCCAAGGGCCAACCGACCAGCGCCACGGCCGATCTGGCGCTGGGCGCCGTGTCGGTCAGCTTCGGGCCGCAGCTGGAGCCGCTGGCTTTTGCCTCGCTCACCGGGCGCGTCAACTGGCGCGACCAGGGCCGGGGCCTGTCGCTGAACACCGAGGGCCTGAAGTTCGTGGATGCCGACGGCCTGGCCTGGCCGGGCGGCAACTTCAGCTTTAACTACCGCGAGCCGCTGGGCAGCGACAAGGGCGGTGGCACGCTGGGCGGCGAACGGCTGGATCTGGGCGCGCTGAACAAGATTGCCGCGCGCTTGCCGCTGCCGCCCAGCGTGCATGAGCGACTGCGCCAGCACCCGGTGACAGGGCTGGTCGATTCGCTGGACGCGCGCTGGGATGGGCCGCTGGAGGCGCCGCTGGATTGGCGCGTGCGCGGCCGCCTCTCGGGCCTGTCGGTGGCGGCGCTGCCCGCGCCCGCCGACGCCAAGGGTGAGGCGGTGCCCGGGATTCCCGGCGTACGCGGCGCCGCGATCGACGTCGACGTCGGCCCCGGCGGCGGGCAGGCCAGTGTGAGCATCCAGGGCGGTGCCCTGAGCTTTCCGGGCGTGTTCGAGCAGCCGGAGATCGCGCTGGCGGATCTATCCGCCACCGCGCACTGGCGCAGGGACGGGCAGCGCATCGCCCTGACGGTGGCTGACCTGAGGCTGCGCAACGCCGACGCCATCGGCAGCTTCAAGGCGGCCTGGCAGACCGGCGACGGCCAGCAAGTGCCGCGCTTTCCCGGCGTGCTGGATTTGCAGGGCAGCTTCTCGCGCGCCAACGGCGCCAGCGTGCACCGCTACCTGCCGCTGGCCATCCCGGCGGACGCCCGGCACTACGTGCGCGACGCCATCGTCAAGGGCGAGGCGCGCGACGTGCAGGTGCGGGTCAAGGGCGACCTGCGCCACGTGGCCACCAACCAGCCACCGGCGGGCACGGAATTTCGCATTGCCGGCAAGACGCAGGGCGTGACGATGGCCTACGTGCCGCGCGCCATTCAGCCGGCTGGCCAGTTGCCCTGGCCGGCGCTGGAGGATCTCTCGGGCGAGCTGATCTTCGAGCACGCCAGCATGCAGATCCGCGACGCGCGGGGCCGCGTGCAGGGCCACCCGGGCTGGCAGTTCACGCAGATCCAGGCGGGCATTGCCGACCTGGACCACGCCCGCGTGCTGGTGGATGGCGAAGGCCGGGGCCCGCTGGCGGCGGCGCTGGGCATCGTGAAGTCGTCGCCGGTCACGGGGTTCATCCACCACGCGCTGGACGAGGCCGAAGGCACTGGCGAAGCCGCGCTTCGCCTGAAGCTGGACCTGCCCATCAGCCACATCGACAAGGCGCAAGTGGAAGGACGTGTCTCGCTGAAGGGCAACGAGCTTCGCATCACCCAGGATTCACCCCGGCTGGCACAGGCGCGGGGCGACGTCAGCTTTTCGCAGGCGGGGTTTGCCATCCACGACGTGCGCGTTCAACTGCTGGGGGGCGAGGCACAGGTCAGCGGTGGCATGCACCACAAGCCGGGCGAGCCCGCGCCGGATGTGGTGGTGCGCGCGCGCGGCGTCGCCACGGCCGATGGCCTGCGCGGCATGAGCGAGTGGGCGCCCCTGCCCGCGCTGGCGCAGTACGCCAGCGGCAGCGCGCCGTACGACGTGTTGATTCAGTTCAGCGGCCGCCAGCCCGACGTGCAGGTCAACAGCGACCTGCGTGGCATGGCCTGGAACCTGCCAGCGCCGCTCAACAAGCCGGCGGATGTCAGCTGGCCTCTGCGCTATGTGTCGCGCCCGCTTGGCGAGGATCGGTCTGAATTCAGCCTGCGCGTGGGCGACGCGCTGTCGGTGGCGTACGAAAAGGACAATGCCAGGCCCGCCCGGGTGCTGCGCGGCGCCCTGGCGCTGGGCGCGGTGCCACCCGACGGCGCCCGGCTGCCGGCCAGCGGTGTCAGCGCGCGGGTTCAGCTGCCGCGGCTGGAAACCGGCGCGTGGGAAGACGTACTGGCCAGCCTGACCCGCCCCGCTGGTACGCCCGACGCCGCGTCGGCCGGGCTGGGCAGCGAGTATTTGCCCACCCACTGGGAGGTGAAGGTGGGCGAGCTGGTGCTGGACGATCACACACTGCACGGCGTGGCCGCCTCAGGCACGCGCACGGGCGCGATGTGGCGCGCGGACGTGCAGGCGCGCGAACTGGCGGGCCGGCTGGAATACAGCGAAGGCGCCCAGGGCCGCCCCGGCAAGGTGCGCGCCCGCCTGGCGCGCCTGAGCATCCCTTCGCCGGCGCCCGGCGAAGGTGCTGCCGTGGTGGGCGAGCCGCCGGCCGACATTCCCGCGCTCGACGTCGTGGTCGATGACTTCGAGCTGCGTGGCAAAAAACTGGGTCGCCTGGAACTGCAGGCCATCAACCACGACGTTGTCGCACCGCGCCAGGGTGCCGACACCCCGCAGGACTGGGAGCTGACGCACTTGTCGCTGACCATGCCCGAAGGCACGTTGAACGCCACCGGGCGCTGGGCCACGCGCGTGCGCGCGCCTGCGCTGTCGGTCGACCCGCGCGGGCCGCGCGCTGCGGACGATCGCCGCCGCACTGTGCTGAATCTCAAGGTCGATATCCGCGACGCGGGCGCGCTGCTCAAGCGCTTCGACATGCCCGACGTGGTGGCGCGTGGCAAGGGCACGGTGGCGGGCGAGCTGGCGTGGATGGGCGCGCCTTCGGCGCCGCACTACCCCACGCTGAGCGGCAAGCTGCACCTGGACGTGGGCGCGGGGCAGTTCCTCAAGGCCGAGCCTGGCATCGGCAAGCTTCTGGGCGTGCTGAGCCTGCAGGCGCTGCCCCGGCGCCTGACGCTGGATTTCCGCGACTTGTTCAGCGCGGGCTTCGCGTTCGACTACGTGCGCGGCGATGTGTCGCTCGACCGCGGTGCGGCCACCACCAACAACCTGCAGATGAAAGGCGTGAACGCGGCCGTGCTGATGGACGGCAGCGCCGACATCGACCACGAAACCCAGAACCTGCGCGTGGTGGTGGTGCCCGAGATCGACGCGGGCACGGCCGCGCTGGCGGCCACGGCCATCCACCCGGCCATCGGCATTGGCGCGTTCATCGCGCAGCTGGTGCTCAAGCAGCCGCTGATCAAGGCCGCCACGCGCGAATTCCATGTGGGCGGCACCTGGGCCGACCCGCAGGTCACGCAGATCAAGGGGCGTGCGGGCGCGGCCGCCAGCCCGCCAGCGCCCGCCGCTTCAGAACCCGCGCCCGCCGCATCGGAGGCGCAGCGCTCGCAGCTGCCGCAGAATGCGGCGATGGAGGCGACGTCATGA
- a CDS encoding transcriptional regulator — protein sequence MDEKQEFSARLRAALEARRVAPSAAVLERGFNREWAGAPIQRQTAWKWLNGQSIPQQDKLQVLAHWLKVEPHQLRFGDRNLRRLRAEQKRWDEGVGYLERETFDAFLQLPAPQRKLIREVILTFAKVHGPQRGGDGGAEDL from the coding sequence ATGGATGAGAAGCAAGAGTTCAGTGCGCGGTTGCGCGCGGCGCTGGAAGCGCGGCGCGTAGCGCCCAGCGCTGCAGTGCTGGAACGTGGGTTCAACCGCGAATGGGCGGGTGCTCCGATTCAGCGGCAAACGGCCTGGAAGTGGCTGAACGGACAGTCCATTCCCCAACAGGACAAATTGCAGGTGCTGGCCCATTGGCTCAAGGTAGAGCCGCACCAGTTGCGCTTTGGCGACCGGAATTTGAGACGTCTGCGCGCAGAACAGAAACGCTGGGACGAAGGCGTGGGCTACCTGGAGCGCGAGACTTTCGACGCCTTCTTGCAACTGCCGGCCCCGCAGCGCAAGCTGATCCGCGAGGTAATCCTGACCTTCGCCAAGGTGCACGGGCCGCAGCGCGGCGGCGATGGCGGCGCCGAGGATCTTTAG
- a CDS encoding two-component system sensor histidine kinase NtrB, translating to MDASAPPADRRALAPGRVSLSLALRWLRSVWRRWMLWGLLSLLVLVVLGVLVWLARGHEIDQVQRALERDNADALQVLRNGFALNVQDLHGLSAIPGGEDEWRTAAHKLLENHREWLRLEWRSPTLGVLAMSDSPYYPRLGAVDERLRGEADMGAAQACTSARNLGGPAYAPSHFVTRDNGVGEEVMALCLPLMQGPRRVGYLVATYSLAGVISHMLGPQFTRRQLVAFTELDGTRLAVVGAPRRGARLFVTQQILDLPGNAMMLRMEGGRPPPDVFPNVLTALVTLLSIALVTVLVLLVRDFRRRQLAEAGLAQALAFRKAMEDSLVTGLRARDLDGTITYVNPAFCDMVGYSAQELIGQPTPAPYWPPENAHEFRHRQAIRRAGEMPPREGVESVFMRKDGTRFPVLIIEAPLITAQGGHTGWMGAVLDLTAQRRAEELSRASHERLQASARLATVGEMASLMSHELNQPLAAISSYATGSLNLLDAEGAATARDATMNDVRVALSRIAEQAGRAGKVINSVHDLVRRRTTTRHAVAPYALFDAILPLVHLQAHKLRVKVQLNVPPDLPDVWCEPTMIEQALLNLARNAMQAMAEVPGERRLTLAAQRVPAQPGQTRDAVLFSVADTGTGISEEVAQALFTPFFTTKTEGMGLGLSLCRTVVEQHGGAIAHRAHVPRGTVFSFTLPVARR from the coding sequence ATGGACGCCAGCGCGCCCCCGGCCGATCGCCGCGCGCTGGCGCCTGGGCGCGTGTCGCTGAGCCTGGCACTGCGCTGGCTGCGCAGCGTGTGGCGGCGCTGGATGCTGTGGGGCCTGCTGTCGCTGCTGGTGCTGGTCGTGCTGGGGGTGCTGGTCTGGCTGGCGCGCGGCCACGAGATCGACCAGGTTCAGCGCGCGCTGGAGCGCGACAACGCCGACGCCTTGCAGGTGCTGCGCAACGGCTTTGCGCTGAACGTGCAGGATCTGCATGGCCTGAGCGCCATACCGGGCGGCGAGGACGAATGGCGCACGGCCGCGCACAAGCTGCTTGAAAACCACCGCGAATGGCTGCGCCTGGAATGGCGATCACCCACCCTGGGCGTGCTGGCCATGTCCGACAGCCCTTACTACCCGCGCCTGGGTGCGGTGGATGAGCGGCTCAGGGGCGAAGCCGACATGGGCGCCGCGCAAGCCTGCACCAGCGCACGCAACCTCGGTGGCCCAGCCTACGCCCCCAGCCATTTCGTGACGCGCGACAACGGCGTAGGTGAAGAGGTGATGGCGCTGTGCCTGCCGCTGATGCAGGGGCCACGGCGCGTGGGCTATCTGGTGGCCACTTATTCGCTGGCGGGGGTGATTTCGCACATGCTCGGGCCGCAGTTCACGCGCCGCCAGCTGGTGGCCTTCACCGAGCTGGACGGCACGCGCCTGGCCGTGGTGGGCGCCCCGCGCCGCGGCGCACGCTTGTTCGTGACCCAGCAGATCCTCGACCTGCCGGGTAACGCCATGATGCTGCGCATGGAGGGCGGGCGCCCTCCGCCCGACGTTTTTCCTAACGTGCTGACGGCGCTGGTCACGCTGCTGTCGATCGCGCTGGTCACCGTGCTGGTGCTGTTGGTGCGCGACTTCCGGCGCCGCCAGCTGGCCGAGGCCGGGCTGGCGCAGGCGCTGGCGTTTCGCAAGGCGATGGAGGACTCGCTCGTCACCGGCCTGCGCGCGCGCGATCTGGACGGCACCATCACCTACGTCAACCCGGCGTTCTGCGACATGGTGGGCTACAGCGCGCAGGAGTTGATCGGCCAGCCCACGCCCGCGCCCTACTGGCCGCCCGAGAACGCGCACGAGTTCCGCCACCGCCAGGCCATTCGCCGCGCGGGCGAAATGCCACCGCGCGAGGGGGTCGAATCGGTCTTCATGCGCAAGGACGGCACGCGCTTTCCGGTGCTGATCATCGAGGCGCCGCTGATCACCGCGCAGGGCGGCCACACCGGCTGGATGGGCGCCGTGCTGGACCTGACCGCGCAGCGGCGCGCGGAAGAGCTGTCGCGCGCCAGCCATGAGCGCCTGCAGGCCAGCGCGCGCCTGGCCACCGTGGGCGAGATGGCGTCGCTCATGAGCCACGAGCTGAACCAGCCGCTGGCCGCCATCTCCAGCTACGCCACCGGTTCGCTGAACCTGCTGGACGCCGAAGGCGCCGCCACGGCGCGCGATGCCACCATGAACGACGTGCGCGTGGCGCTGTCGCGCATCGCCGAGCAAGCTGGCCGCGCGGGCAAGGTCATCAACAGCGTGCACGACCTGGTGCGCCGCCGCACCACCACGCGCCACGCGGTGGCGCCCTACGCGCTGTTCGACGCCATCCTGCCGCTGGTGCACCTGCAGGCGCACAAGCTGCGCGTGAAGGTGCAGCTGAACGTGCCGCCCGATCTGCCGGATGTCTGGTGCGAGCCCACCATGATCGAGCAGGCGCTGCTCAACCTGGCGCGCAACGCGATGCAGGCCATGGCGGAGGTGCCCGGCGAGCGCCGGCTCACGCTGGCCGCCCAGCGCGTGCCCGCGCAGCCCGGCCAGACGCGCGACGCGGTGCTGTTCAGCGTGGCCGACACCGGCACCGGCATCAGCGAAGAGGTGGCCCAGGCGCTGTTCACGCCGTTCTTCACCACCAAAACCGAAGGCATGGGGCTGGGCCTGTCGCTGTGCCGCACGGTGGTGGAGCAGCACGGCGGCGCCATCGCCCACCGCGCCCACGTGCCGCGCGGCACCGTGTTCAGCTTCACGCTGCCCGTGGCGCGGCGCTGA
- a CDS encoding carbon-nitrogen hydrolase family protein, whose protein sequence is MKLAAIQMVSCTSVADNLRAAHALLSEAARGGAELAVLPEYFCVMGRQDTDKLALQEALGGGPIQDWLAATARELDLWIVGGTLPLSREPADPRRVRNASLAFAPSGERVACYDKIHLFRFDDGTRVYDEAAVLAAGRTPTLFDLPSRDGHTWKVGMSVCYDLRFPELYRAYAAQGADLLLVPSAFTHVTGMAHWEVLLRARAIENLCGVVAAAQGGLHENGRRTWGHSMVVDAWGQVLNSRAEGAGVVLAELLPAELAARRAQLPALSHRVL, encoded by the coding sequence ATGAAACTCGCGGCGATTCAAATGGTGTCGTGCACCTCGGTGGCCGACAATCTGCGCGCGGCCCACGCCTTGTTGAGCGAAGCGGCCCGCGGCGGGGCCGAACTGGCCGTGCTGCCCGAATATTTCTGCGTGATGGGCCGCCAGGACACCGACAAGCTGGCCCTGCAAGAGGCGCTGGGCGGCGGGCCCATTCAGGACTGGCTGGCGGCCACCGCGCGCGAACTCGACCTGTGGATCGTCGGCGGCACGCTGCCGCTGTCGCGCGAGCCCGCCGACCCGCGCCGTGTGCGCAACGCCTCGCTGGCCTTTGCACCGAGTGGCGAGCGCGTCGCCTGCTACGACAAGATCCACCTGTTCCGCTTTGACGACGGCACTCGCGTGTACGACGAAGCCGCCGTGCTGGCCGCCGGGCGCACGCCGACGCTGTTCGATCTGCCCTCTCGCGACGGCCACACCTGGAAGGTGGGCATGAGCGTGTGCTACGACCTGCGCTTTCCCGAGCTGTACCGCGCCTACGCCGCGCAGGGCGCCGATCTTCTCTTGGTGCCCAGCGCCTTCACCCACGTCACCGGCATGGCGCATTGGGAGGTGCTGCTGCGCGCGCGCGCCATTGAAAACCTCTGCGGCGTGGTGGCCGCCGCGCAAGGCGGCCTGCACGAGAACGGCCGTCGCACCTGGGGCCACAGCATGGTGGTGGATGCCTGGGGCCAGGTGCTGAACAGCCGTGCCGAAGGCGCGGGCGTGGTGCTGGCTGAGCTGCTGCCGGCTGAGCTGGCCGCGCGCCGCGCGCAGCTGCCGGCCCTGTCGCACCGCGTGCTCTGA
- a CDS encoding threonine ammonia-lyase produces the protein MLQLTDIQQAAERLRGQVLNTPCVESRTLSQLTGAQVFLKFENLQFTASFKERGALNKLAQLTAQERAQGVIAMSAGNHAQGVAFHAQRLGIRAVIVMPRFTPGVKVARTRGFGAEVVLHGDTLDAASSYARELAAEQGLTFVHPFDDEAIMAGQGTLALEMLAQQPGLDTLIVPIGGGGLISGVATAGKAIKPGIRIVGVQTQRFPGAVNAVTGSTHPRGESTIAEGIAVSAPGAHCLPVIRDLVDELLLVDEGDVEQAIVMLLEIEKTLAEGAGATALAALVRHPERFAGRRVGLVLSGGNIDPMLLAAIIGRGMVRSGRLARIVVNTRDVPGSLARVTALVAQAGANVQEIHHQRAFTLLAAQHVEIEMVLQTRDAAHVQELLTALNAQGMQARLMG, from the coding sequence ATGCTGCAACTGACCGACATCCAACAAGCCGCCGAACGCCTGCGAGGCCAGGTGCTGAACACCCCCTGCGTGGAATCGCGCACGCTGTCGCAGCTGACCGGGGCGCAGGTGTTCCTGAAGTTCGAGAACCTGCAGTTCACCGCGTCGTTCAAGGAGCGTGGTGCGCTGAACAAGCTGGCGCAGCTGACCGCGCAGGAGCGCGCACAGGGCGTGATCGCCATGAGTGCGGGCAACCACGCGCAGGGGGTGGCGTTTCACGCGCAGCGGCTGGGCATTCGCGCGGTGATCGTGATGCCGCGCTTCACGCCAGGGGTGAAGGTGGCGCGCACGCGCGGCTTTGGCGCCGAAGTGGTGCTGCACGGCGACACGCTGGACGCAGCCAGCAGCTATGCGCGCGAACTGGCGGCCGAGCAGGGGCTGACCTTCGTGCACCCGTTCGATGACGAAGCCATCATGGCGGGCCAGGGCACGCTGGCGCTGGAGATGCTGGCGCAGCAGCCCGGGCTGGACACGCTGATCGTGCCGATCGGCGGCGGTGGGCTGATCAGCGGGGTGGCTACCGCCGGGAAGGCGATCAAGCCGGGCATTCGCATCGTGGGGGTGCAGACGCAGCGCTTTCCGGGCGCGGTGAACGCCGTCACGGGCAGCACGCACCCGCGCGGCGAAAGCACCATTGCCGAAGGCATTGCCGTCAGCGCGCCCGGTGCGCATTGCCTGCCGGTGATCCGCGACTTGGTGGACGAGCTGCTGCTGGTGGACGAAGGCGACGTGGAACAGGCCATCGTGATGCTGCTGGAGATCGAGAAGACGCTGGCCGAAGGCGCGGGCGCCACGGCGCTGGCCGCGCTGGTGCGCCACCCCGAACGCTTTGCCGGGCGCAGGGTGGGGCTGGTGCTGTCGGGCGGCAACATCGACCCGATGCTGCTGGCGGCGATCATCGGGCGCGGCATGGTGCGCTCGGGCCGGCTGGCGCGCATCGTGGTGAACACGCGCGATGTACCGGGCTCGCTGGCGCGGGTGACGGCGCTGGTGGCGCAGGCGGGCGCCAACGTGCAGGAGATTCACCACCAACGCGCCTTCACGCTGCTGGCAGCGCAGCACGTTGAGATCGAGATGGTGCTGCAAACACGCGATGCGGCGCATGTGCAGGAACTGCTGACGGCGCTGAACGCGCAGGGCATGCAGGCGCGGCTGATGGGGTGA